The Danio rerio strain Tuebingen ecotype United States chromosome 10, GRCz12tu, whole genome shotgun sequence genome contains a region encoding:
- the tmem230a gene encoding transmembrane protein 230a: MMATRNNTAGAAPNNKVKYSRLADSDEGYIDLQFKRTPPKVPYKAIALATFLFLVGSLLIIVGSLLLAGYIEVTYPDRTIPVLIIGILIFLPGFYHLRIAYYASKGYRGYSYDDIPDFDD; the protein is encoded by the exons ATGATGGCAACCCGAAACAACACTGCCGGTGCTGCTCCAAACAACAAAGTGAAATACTCGAGGCTGGCAGACAGCGATGAAGGCTACATCGATCTACAG TTCAAGAGAACCCCACCTAAAGTACCCTACAAGGCAATTGCCCTGGCAACGTTCCTATTTCTGGTGGGCTCTTTATTGATTATTGTTGGATCACTTCTATTGGCAGGATACATTGAGGTTACG TATCCAGATCGCACGATTCCAGTTCTCATCATCGGCATACTTATCTTTCTTCCTGGATTTTACCATCTTCGGATTGCTTATTATGCTTCCAAAGGTTACCGTGGTTACTCTTATGATGACATCCCAGATTTTGATGACTAA